CTGAAAGACTTTTTTTCTTGTTTTCAATTTCTTGATTAAGAATGTTTAATGCTTTCTGCCAATCCGATTTTTGAATGTAATCTTTAAAGGATGCTTTTATACCTGCTACCGTTTCTATTATTTTATCAAGTTCTTTTTCTTGTAGCTCAACCAAAGAAGAAGTGGCGGTAATCAAGCCTTCTAATTCAGTTTTATGTTCAGGTTGTATATTTTCTGTTTCGATTTCGTTAAGTGAAAAGTCAATTTTAACGTTATCTAATGCTAATTTTAAAGCATCAAGATTTTCAATAAATTTGGTTAAAGACCTATTATCTTCTATAAATAAATCTTTACTTTTTATAGTTGAAGTTATACCTGATTTATCAATCGCCTTTAAAGTATTGTTGATGTCTTCTAAATCTGTTTTGATTTTAGTTTTATTACTGATTGAGGCTTGTTTTGTTCTAAAACTGGTTCTTGCTTCCAAAAACTCATTTTTAATTCTATTTTTTTTATCAAAAAACACTTGCATTGATGGAATAGCGTTATCAATCCTTTCACGTAAAGCATTTGGATTTTTTGCTATCTCGTAAATTTGTTTTTGTGAGTACTGCTCAAATTCAAATATTTCTAAAAGGTACTTATCATCATCTTTTACTAAAGCCCAAGAACCATCAATCCATTTAAAGACTTCTATAAATTGGCTTGAAGCGGAAATTATTTTACTTGCTACGATTTTATATAGTACTTCTTTACGGACTATTTCTATTTCAACAACAGATGTATCAAGGTCGAAAACACCTATCGTTTCTTTTTTGTGAGATGTATCTGCTTTTTTATAAAATAAGTTTTGCTCCTTTAAAAGGTCTTCAAAATCTGCAAGATTTACTCCTCTATTGAAAACCCCTCTAATGAACCTTAAAATACTCGATTTACCGCTACCTCTACCACCTATTATTGTATTTAGTTGCGGATTAAAGTCAATTTCTAAATCTTGCTTTTTGGTTAATTCAGTACCCTTTACTTTAAGGCTTTTAAACCAAATATCGGGTTGCTTATTAGGGTCGGTTTCTTTAATATCAAAATCATTTATTACCCTATGTTCAGGAAGTAGAAATGCTTGTCTTAAACCCTCCAATGATGGTGTTTCATCCATTTTTATCCAAGTGAAACGAGAGCCAATACCCCAAAGACCGTGTTTAGAATCGCCTGCTTTATGAGGGTTATCCGAAAATGTTAAGATAGATATATTTTTTTCTTTGGCTAAATCGACTGGTTTTTTCCAAGCATTTATATCAATGGTACTCTTAGTATTACCGTAATAGCTAACTAATTGACTGTGAAAATCAGCAGGAACTTCATTTTCATAAAAAGCCTTATGAACTACTTGAACTGCTGTAATATCAGAACGCTCATAAAAATCAATTAAATTTTGATGACTTAAATTAAATATTCCAGAAAACTCATCTATATGGGCAGGAATAACTATGGCATTACATTTATCTCTTACAATATTTGCAACCTCCACAACTGATTTATTTGTTGAAGCCAATTGATCGCCATATACAGAATGTTCTATATCACATTTGCTTAAAAAACTTTTGATTTCTTCTTCTCCTTTAGATGGGTCAAATAAAATCAATAAATGAATTTTCGTTGAATCGCAAGTTATCTCCACTCCAGGGAATATGGTAAGCGGTTTATCTTTTGCGGCTTCTTGAATTGCTTTTATACCTAAAGGCGTATTATGGTCTGTAACTGCTACACAATGCAAACCTTGTTCAATAGCTTTATCAACCCATTGTTCGGGTGTAACTTCTCTATCAGCAAAACATTCGCTTGCTGTTGTGTGTAAATGCAGGTCGCATTTGTACCATTTTGAACCTTTAAATTCTATCATATTCTACCCTTTAAACTTCGTTGCTAAATAATTCATACTTACTGTTCTGCTTACTTCGTTGTGAGGTAAGATTAAGTACACCCACTTTTTACCTTGATTTTCTGCTGTGTATTCAGAAGCGTATTTACAGTAGCGTTCTGCTGCTACTTTTTTGGCTAATACGGTTTCTTCTTCGGTTTGGTCTGAACGTTTGACTTCAAGCATATAAATGGTGCTTTCAGTTTCTACAATAAAGTCAGGTTCATACCTTTTTGAGTTGTTATCCCAATAAATTCTAAATTGGTTGGGTGCTGGTCTTAACCACTTGATTACTGTGGCATCATTTTCTAATACAAAGGCTAAATCTTGTTCGGCTTTACTGTCAAACTTGTATTCAAAATGACAGGCTTTTTCAAAACCTCTAAATACGTATTTAGGAATCATATTTGTAGGGCTTACTATATCTCGATAGTCTTTGTAGCCTGCATTTACCAATGATGAAAAACTCCATTGCTCTATGCGTATAAATGGAAATACTCTTGGGGCAACATAATCTGCTGAATGCAACTGAAAGTGCTGTTTCATTTGATTGTAAACCTTTTCCGCTATGGCTGCTTTGAATTGGAAGATTGCCGAAGGCAATTCTTCTTCGTTGCTTATATTGGCTTTGATAGCTTCGTAGGCTTGGGTGGCTAAATGATACAAGCAACTCTGCATTTTCATCATAATCAATTTCTGGGTAATCAATTAATTCTGCAATGATGAGTTTGATAGGATTGCCATACGAACCGCTTGATTTTGCTTTTAGGGTTTCTACTTGCCTATCTTTTAAACCCATTCGGATAATCTCTTGCTCTAAGGCTTGGAAATTGAATCCTGTAATATCTAAATCAAAGGTTTTGAACTCGGCTCTTGTTTCGCCTTGCACTAAGTCCATACGTGGTATTTCAATGATATTCTTTTTGTATTCGGTTACCATTGTATCATATACCTCTTTGGCTTCTGCTACAATTTGAGCTGCAAATAGATTCCCTTGCCCTTCTGATAGGTTTTTTTCTACTTGCCGAATTACTTTACGCTTAACTTCCTCTTTACTTAAATCTTCTACTCTGCGAACTTCTGGTAAACTTCCAAAATCGGGCAGTACATTGATAATAGCCTTTTTAGCATCTAAGTTGTTTTGTGCCTTTTGCTTGTCATGTGGGTTGGCTATTACATTAATTTTCTCTTGCTCCTTTACAAAGGTTTGCTCCATTACTGGCTGAGAGGTAACTACTACGGTTTTGGTAGATAAATCTTCTTCAGACAAAATAATTTGACTCAATTTATTTAGAATTGAGTTAGGGTCATTAGCTGCTTCAATAACTGCATTGAAGTTTTCGTGAGCTACTACCGTTAATTTATCAATTTTATCTACGCCTGTACGTTTGCCCTCATAAGGTAATCTTAACCCTCTACCAATGGTTTGTTCTACCAAAATACCTGCATTGGCGGCACGAAGTGGCACAATGGTATATAGATTGGTAACATCCCAACCCTCTTTGAGCATATTTACATGGATAACAATTTCTATTTCGTTATCTGGACTTTCTAAGGAAATAAACTGTTGCTCAATATCTTCTTCTTTTTTGGTAGATGAATCTATTTGTAACACTTTGCCTTTGTATTGCCCATCATAAAAAGCATCTGTATTGATGAGTTCGTATATTTCTTTAGCGTGGGCTATGTCTTTACAAACTACCAAAATGAATGGTTTCACCAATTTCACTTCGTTGTTTTTGGAATAGATTTCCAATTCGTTCTTTGTGTCTTGGTGTATGCTTATGGCATCTTCTAATTTGATGATTTCAACTTCACGATCACTTAAAGAGCCTTTTTGGAAATTTTTACGAGTAGCAATAGCCGGGTTCTTTACATACTTACCATCTGACAAGGCTTGGGCTAAGGAATATTCAAACACTATGTTTTTGAATTGCTTGCCCTTTTCATCAAATGGGGTTGCTGTCATTTCTAAGCCTAAAATGGGCTTTAGCTCATTGATGGCATTTTTAGAAGCATCTGCGTGGTAGCGGTGTGCTTCGTCCATTAGAATGACTAAATCTTCCAAACCTGATAAATATTCCCAATACGATTGCCCTAAATACTCGGATAGTCTTTTGATTTTTGGGGCTAAACTTACTCCGCCTTGTCTTGTACCTCTGTTGTCGGAATTAAACTTGGCTATATTGAAAATATTGATGCGGATTTCGGAATCTGAAAATAATGCACCTTGTTGTGCATAGTTGTCGCCTGTAATGACTACGGGTCTGTTGTGAACAAACTCAGATATGCCATTAAACACATATTTGTGATAGGCAGGATTGCCAAAATCTTCTATGAGTTTGTCGTAAATAGTAAGATTGGGAGCTAAAATGAAAAAGTTCTTAACGCCTTTTTGTAAGTATAAATAAGCCACAATAGCACCCATTAAACGGGTTTTACCTACACCTGTGGCAATTGAAAAAGCAATAGAAACAAAATCTCTTTCAAAATCGGTACAAGTAGGAAAATGAGCTTTTACCTTTTCTAATTCTGCTGCTAAATCAACTTCTTTTTTTAACTCTAATTCTTGACAAAGTTGAGCTACAATATCGAGTGAATCTTGAAGCGGTTCACGAAGTGATAAGCGTTGTTTTATATTATTGGCAATTGTATTCATATTATTGTCTGAATCTGGATTTACTGGATTATTGAATTATCAGAATTATTTGCAGAATTTACCTTGCGGTAATTTTCTGAAAGTCTGTTGTGAAATACTTTTTTATACTCTAAGCTCGTTGCTCCAAAATTGATGAGCAAACCAATGTCGAAATTGTAAGCGGTGAGATAATTTTTGGCTTGGGCTAAATGAACATCTTCGAGTTTTATCAATGCTTTTAATTCTACTACAATGGAATTGTCTATGATAAAATCGGCTCTGCGAGTGCCTACATTATGACCTTCGTAATAAATTTCTTGCTCAACCTCTCTTTGAAAATCAATACCCTCTTTTTGCAATTCAATAGCCAAACATCTTTGATATATGACTTCTTGAAAACCATTGCCCAAGGTATTATGCACTTTCATTGCACAACCTATGACTTTGTATGTTAACTCTTTCTCCATCTGAATTTATTGGATTTTAGAATTTTCAGAATTATTGTTTACATCATCAAAAAGTGATGGTGTTTGAGAAGGCTTGATTTTGTTTTTCTTATCTGCCAGTTCCTGCACACTAATTTTATCATCTATAAAATCCTGCTCATCCTCTAATTCTGTATCTGAATTTTCAGGATTGTTGGATTTTCTGAATTTTTTATTTTGAAATTCATCCTGTTCATCCTCTAATTCTGAAGATTCTGCTTCTGACAGTGGCATATTAATAATATTCAAGCTATAATCTTCCTTACCATATTCGCATCTGCCTAATAGCATTAAAGGAATTTTTTGAATGGTAATGTTGCCAAACTTGCCTTTGCATTCTTTTTGGAAAGACTTACAACAAATGAGCAAAGTTTCGCCTGGTTGCATTTCGTCTTTGATGCTGTCTAAGGCTTCTACGGTAAGGAATTGGGTTGTGGTAAAAATAAAATCTTGCTCAGAGCTTTGCCCTTGTTTCCAATAGGTGCTTTCGTGGGGCTGGTATTTAAAACCCTCTTGCTTTGCCATTGCTGCTGCCAACATATCAGCATTGTACTCTTGGCTAATGACCCAATTGCCAAACTTATCTTGCTTTAATAAACTGGGTGCAAGGGTATAGAATTTGAAACCGCCACCACCTTGCCAGTTTACAGTTTTGCTGATGCCGCCTTGCTCGCCATCTACTACTTGGCTTTTAATCTTGGAACACAATGCGTTTTGGCGTGTTCGCCCAATTCTACGCCTATCCAACGCCTGCCCATTTTTTGGCTACTGCTGTTTGTGGTGCCTGAACCTAAGAAAGAGAATTCACCAGGTCACCTTGTTGTAGCTAACATTATAAACTCTTTCAATTAATTTTCAGGTTTTGGAGTAGCAAATATTTTTCTTCTTCACTAACAGCATTTCTTTTAGAAATTGATATAATTATATCAATTGATGAACCATTATGCCAAATTCTTCAAAGATACAAGTTTGAGCATATATGGTCAGCTATAAAAATATTTTTGCTCTGTAATATCATCATTTGACCTTATGTCCTTGAACCAAATCGATTCTTTCTTCATCTAAAACTCTTGATATGATTTTAATATCTTATATTCATTATTTTTTTTACCAAAAGATGTAGTTATTTCACATAAACCTTCAATCTTTAATTGGTTCAATTTTTTTTGCAATTATTATATTCTCTTCCCAAGGAATTCTCTTGGGTCGTTTATCTGGATTTTTGTACCTTTTGTCCATTTTTCGGCATTTCTTGGAATAATTTTTTCAAACCCAACATTTTTTTACACACAAGTACAAAATATTTAAAGAGAAGAAACCATTTTAAAACTTCATAAAGTTTTATTGCCATATCTTTGAACATAAATTAAAATTATGTCTTCTATTTTTCCAAATACCATATCACAAATACTTTTAGGTAAGCTTTCTTCATCATCAATACTTATCCAAAATTGAGCCATCATTACTCAAAAGATTTCTCAAAATATCCAATCTCTTGTTCTTCATCAAACTCAACCAAAGCGAATGTTCTACACCATCATCATAATGCTCAAAGGCGTTGCCTGTATTGTAAGGCGGGTCTATATAAATGCACTTTACTTTGCCTGCATAGTCTTGTTCGAGGGCTTTAAGGGCAAGTAGGTTATCACCGTGTATGAGCATATTGGGGCTATTGGGGTCGCCATAGCTGTACTCTGGGTTTTCTATTAAAATACGAGGTTCGAGCTTGGGTTCTTCGCCTTTGCCTATCCAAGTGAGTTCGAGTTTTTGGAGTTGTTTTTTATTGCTCATTGGTATCAATTTCTATTTATGTCTTAAAATTTCTAAACGCTATACAAAACAGGCTTATATTATCTTCATTTTTAATTCTTCTGAATAGTCATACTCATATAAAATAGAAGTAACTATTTCCTTTAATAAATCTCGGTCTATAATATTATCTGCAACATCTACCACAATATTTTCCATTTCTAAAATGAATTTATCTACTAAGACCTTTGAAGGTTTTTTACTCCCCTCAGTAAGAAAATAAGCTGCTACAGCAATTGATGAATTTTTATTGCCATCATTGAAACAGTGATTTTTATTAAATGAAAAAATGAGATGTGTTACTTTATCTTCCAGTTCTGGGTAATAAAAGTCGTTTTGAACGTGGTCTATGAGGTTCAATCTATTAAGCCAGTTATCTCTAATACCCATGGAAAAGAAACCTGATTCACGAATGATATTATCGTGTACCTTCAATAGTAAATTCAATTAAAAAGTATTGAAACGCCATCTTTATCTATCTTTTAAGCGTTGACAAAACTTCTTTTAACAATTTGGGGTTTTCATCTTTTTATGTCCCTGTCTATTAAAAAGATTAGCTCTTTTTTATGATCCAAGGAAACGGCTGTAATCTTCTTTGCTTAAAGCACCAATCCATTATTTTTCAAGTATTGAATGAATTAGTGGTACGAAAACCATAATCATTGGGAAGCCATTTTGGTACAGGCATCTTCAATTTGTGGTATCCAATGCCTTTTCTTTTAAAATCGCATTATTAAGACATTCAATTCAGCTTGTTGTATGGGATAAGTTTTCTGCCCAAAGATGCTCTGATTTTTTCCTTCATTTCATCAGCAATACCAACCTCAAAATAAGCTATTAAAGCTTTAATACTTCAGGCATACATTGTATCTCTTGGATGTGTTTTTTTCTCAAGATTTAATATTGTTCAAAGTATATTAGTTCAACTGCTGTTTTCTCAATTCAAAAATAGCTTCTTTAGATGGCATCTGAATAAACTGCATATTTTTACGGACCCATTTCTAAATACATCAGGTTAAATGCATTGGTACCGTAATTTTCTAAACTAATAGGTTCTCATTTGAGTAATAGCTACTAAAAACTCCTCATCACGTTGATTTATGAATTTTGTTGCTCCGCCAATTTTTTTGGTTAATTCTTTTACAAATGGTTTATCAATTACAATATCTAATTTCAAACCAATCAACCTTTTTTTGAATTTTTTACTTTATAATTAGCATTGCAATATTTAAAAAAGCCCTGAAATTGAATACCGCCAAACTTTTAAGACGCTTAAATGATTGATTATCAGTATCTTGATTTTGATTTTACCATCTCAGTTTCCTTCTGTGAAAGATTTTGAAGTTGGTAATACAGTAATTGAAAAGTACTCACGAATAAGTCCTTTAAACTTTTCGAATTTTAAACCAAAAATCACTTGATAACCATTATGTTTTACTTCATCTTTATTCATCTGTTCAATGGATATTTGTTTGGCTAGTACGAGTCTTTAACATCAAAAAAAATCAGCAACCATTTTGGAAGTAAAAAGATATTCGCCTTCATATGAAAAGTCCTACTAATCCAATATGATTTTGTATTTCCAGCATCAATCGCCTTAATTGTTGAAATATTTTACTCTGTCTATTGCAGATTTTGTTAAGTCTTTCATATTAAATCATCTTCCATTTTATGGTGAATAATTCGGTAGTGTTTACTTCTTGCTTTAAGCGTCTTTCAATCTCGTCTAATAGGTTTTCCTTACGGTCGTCTATGGTGTCTTGGGCTTCAAAAAGGTGTTGACGTTTTTCGCTTCGTTTCTTTTCTAAATCCTTAATGGCTCTTTGGGCTTTTACTTTGGCTTCCAGATTCAACATTTTTTTAGCTTCTGACTTTCGGAGTTTGATTTCTGCATCTAAGTCTTTTATTTCCTTATCTAAACTCAATTTCATATCGTCTGCCCATTGGTCGAGCTTATCCATTTCAGTATCAAAAAAGTCTTTGTTACGGTTGGCATTATCTGAAATAACACTTTGTGTTTCGCTGTACAATACTTCTTCTAAAGTCTTTTTAATATCGTCTGGAGCATAAAGCGTTTGCCCTTCTGTAGCTTGAATAGAAAAAAAGCGTTGGGCTATTTCATTATCAATGGTTTCGCCATTATCCGTAATGCAAGCCGTGATTAAAAAATCTTCAAACTCAAAAGAATTGATTTCTAAATGGCTTACCTGCAACCAACCCGATTGCCCTAAGTAGTTTTCCAATGCTGTTACTTTGGTAGGGGTATTGGAATAATCAAAGGTTAATTCCTTTGTTGCTGTATTGAGTCGCTTACAAGCTCCTAAAATTTCTTTGGCTAACTTATGGCCTACACGATAAATATTAGTGTCATCAGGAACATCAATATCCGACTTGCGTTGCCCTTGTTTGGGCTTCAAAATCATATATGGCCCTTGATGAATAGATACATTAGGGAATGGATTTTTCTTTAAGGTAAAGGTGTAGTTTTCATCATCAAACTGGGCTGAGCTGTTTAGATAGAATTTTGTGGTATCCCATAATCGTTCTTCAAAGCGGTTAAGGTTTTCGGTACTTTCAAAAAGATTGGTTTTGAGTTTCTCTCTTACTTCTTCATCAAAGTTTTCAATCAATACTTTTCTTGTTTCCTGTACTTTTTCGGAAATGTCAGGCTTTAATTCTTGTTGTAAATCATCAAAAGCCGTTTGTATTTCTTCTGTGGTTCGGCATTGTTGGTATATTGTAGCGATTCTTTTTTCAAAATCAACACCATTGCCAATGCTTCCTAAAACTTCATCAGAAGCCCCAAAAACGCCATCAAATAAGCGGAATTTTTGGTCTAAGAGTTCATAAACACGTTGGTCAGCCGCATTGGCTTTGTTGAGGAAATTGATAACTACAACATCATATTTCTGACCGTAACGGTGGCATCTACCAATACGTTGTTCAATACGTTGTGGATTCCAAGGCAGGTCGAAATTGATAACCAAAGAGCAAAACTGTAAGTTGATACCTTCGGCAGCTGCTTCGGTTGCCACCATTATAGTTGCTTCATCTTTAAAATAATCAACTATGGCAGCTCTTTTATCGGCAGTTAATGAGCCTGTTAAAATATCTGTGCCTTTGTGTTTTTTAAGATAAGCTGCATAAATCTCTTTTGATTTTGGATCTGCATTGCTTCCGTTAAACTTAACTACCTTATCTGCATATCCTCTTGCTTCCAGTAGGTTACAAATAAAATCTTGTGTTCTTCTGGACTCTGTAAAGATTAGTGCTTTTTGATTAGCACCTAATGATTCTAAGGCTGTAAACCCTCTTTCTAAGGCAGTGAATAATTGTTCTGCTTTTGAGTTTTTTCTAATGCGTTGAGCCAAGGCTCTAAACTTTTCTAAGTCGGCTAATTCACTTTTAACTTCTTCAATTTCTTCTTCTGTATAAACTACTTCCTCAAAATTATCTTCGGCTTCACTTTCATCTTCTTCTTCGCTTTCCCATTCGTCTTGAATTTCATCATAGGTTTCAAAATCAATGGTCATTTCATCTTCTTCCTCAATTGCATTGTGGTTGGTAATGATGTTTTCCAAACGCTTGACTAAAGCATCTAAAGTACCGTAGATGGCATAAGTAGATGATGCTAAAAGTTTACGAAGTATTAAGGTCATTAATTGCCTTTGGCTGAAAGGCAAAGCATACAGTTTTGGTCGTTGTAAATAGTCCGTTACCCAATTGTAAAGCGTTGTTTCATCTTCATTGGGGAAATACTCCTGAACCAAAGGTTTACGCTCGGTGTATTTGATGTATTCTAAAACTTGCCTTCTTAAAGTACGTTTGCAAATAGGCTGTAAACGGTTTCTTAAATCTGTATAGTTTTCTTCATCTATATTCCTGCTAAACTGACTTTTGAAACTTTTTAAATCGCCAAAAATATAGGGGTCAATAAGGCTTACTAAGCCGTATAACTCTAAAATAGAATTTTGCAAAGGTGTTGCAGTAAGCAATACTTTTTTGCAATGGTCTAAGGCATCTTTGATGCCGTTGCCTATTTTATTTGAGGGTTTATAAACATTGCGTAAGCGATGTGCTTCGTCAATAATTACTAAATCCCAATTGATGTGTTTTAGATAAGGTGCTTTGTTTTTAGCAAAATGATACGAACAAATGATAATCGTATCTTCTTGATTAAAGGGATTTAGATTACCTTCTTTAATCGAGTTGTTAAATGACTTTGCTTCCAGAATAACGGAAGGCAAATAGAATTTATCTGCTAACTCTCTGTTCCATTGCTTACGCAAGTTGGAAGGACCAATAATTAATAATTTCCTTTTTCTTTCTGCCCATTGTTGTGATAGTATGATACCGGCTTCAATGGTTTTTCCTAAACCTACTTCATCAGCCAAAACAGCACCTTTAGATAATGGTGATTTAAAAGCAAAAAGTGCTGCTTCTACTTGATGAGGGTTTAAGTCCACTTGAGCATCCTGTAAGGATGCGGTAAGTTTGCCAATATCATTGGCAGGTAATTGCCTTGTTAAATCATAGGCAAAATATTTGGCGTGGTATGCTGATAATTTATTCACCTATAATGTTGTTTAATGCTATTCTAATGGCTTGTTCTGCTTGTGGCTCACTTTCTACCAAATGAGCTACTTGGTCAGCTAACCATAAAGCAATCAATTTATCTGGGTCGATACTGTATAATTGAGCAAGAGCCAAAACGTGTTCACGTTTTGCGGTTTTTTCTCCTCTTTCAATTTTACTTACAAGAGCTGTGTCAACATCTAATTCAGCTGCAATATGCCGAAGTAAAAGTTCTTTTTCTTCTCTTGTGTTTCTAATTAAATCCCCGAATTTGTTCATTACTTCCGTTTGTTATAAATCAATTTGTTGATTATTGACAAATGTACAACAAACAAAAGAAAAGCGAACCAAAAACTATTGAGGAGTTTTCAACATTAATTGATTTTTCGATAATGTCCTGTCTTTGGCTTTTCTAAAAGCATTGGTACAGAGTTGTTTAGAAAATCATCTACTGACCTTTCGGATAAGCCTAACTTTTTACCAAGTGCAACTGCTTCTTTGCGTTGAAAGTCTTGTGGCAACTGGTCTAATAGCTGTTTTTTGTTGTTTGGCATCTTGTACAGAATAGGGTCTTTGTTTTCTTCCAAATTGTTGAACATTAAAAGACTGTGTTGCAAATAGACTTCTGAAAGCATCAAAGATGCTTCAAAGTCATCATCAGTGCAGGTTACATCTTTAGAGCAATCGCCATTTTCAAACTTCCGTAAGGAAGTGAAAATCATACAAAAGCGATACAGGATTAAGCCCAAACGAAATACCACACTTGCTGCATCTTCGCCTGTAAAAATCACTACGTTTTTGAGCTTGTCGAAAAAAACTTGATTGAGTTTATTCCATTGGTTCTGTGTTAAAAATACTTCGGTTGGGTACTGGTTTAAAAAATCAACAATCTTTAGTACTTCGTTTGATAATGCTTCAAAGTGGTCGTTGTAAACTATACCGCCTGGTCTTGGTGATGGGTCTTGCCAAACGATTTCGTTTTTGAACGCATAGAATATAAAGCGACTAAATAAACCATCTTCTGCCGAAGCGATTAGCTTTGGCACTTGGGCAGGTGTGCCTGACAAGGCCACCGCCAATTGTGGGTGTTTTATTTCTAAAAGTTCACGGTTGGTTTTTCTTGCTGCTGATATTTTTTCGTGATGAAAAGCAGCTCGCATAATGTGTGAATAATTGCCCCAATCTTGCTTGTTTGCTCCACTCATTGCATCAGCTTCTGTTTCGCAAATAATGCCTTTACCATCATTGTCTTGTAGAATTTGCATCATCATTGCCTGACTGCAATCGGCTGGAATGAAAAGCAATTTAAAGGCAGGTTCTTGTGGTTTTTCGGGTATTGGGTCGTCTTTCTTACGCTTGCTTAATTGGGCTTTGTATTCAACCATTTCGTTTTCGTGTTGGTCTTTGGCTTGTTTACTACTTTCAACCATTCTTTCGTGGATTTTATCGCCTAATCTTTTGGCATTTTTCAAAACCCCTTTACCACTTGCTGCTGGAGCAATGATGAACGAAAACAAATGCGGATAAACTCTTTCTTGATGATATACGCCTTGAACATCAGGCAAACAACCACTAATAATA
Above is a genomic segment from Chitinophagales bacterium containing:
- a CDS encoding DEAD/DEAH box helicase family protein: MNKLSAYHAKYFAYDLTRQLPANDIGKLTASLQDAQVDLNPHQVEAALFAFKSPLSKGAVLADEVGLGKTIEAGIILSQQWAERKRKLLIIGPSNLRKQWNRELADKFYLPSVILEAKSFNNSIKEGNLNPFNQEDTIIICSYHFAKNKAPYLKHINWDLVIIDEAHRLRNVYKPSNKIGNGIKDALDHCKKVLLTATPLQNSILELYGLVSLIDPYIFGDLKSFKSQFSRNIDEENYTDLRNRLQPICKRTLRRQVLEYIKYTERKPLVQEYFPNEDETTLYNWVTDYLQRPKLYALPFSQRQLMTLILRKLLASSTYAIYGTLDALVKRLENIITNHNAIEEEDEMTIDFETYDEIQDEWESEEEDESEAEDNFEEVVYTEEEIEEVKSELADLEKFRALAQRIRKNSKAEQLFTALERGFTALESLGANQKALIFTESRRTQDFICNLLEARGYADKVVKFNGSNADPKSKEIYAAYLKKHKGTDILTGSLTADKRAAIVDYFKDEATIMVATEAAAEGINLQFCSLVINFDLPWNPQRIEQRIGRCHRYGQKYDVVVINFLNKANAADQRVYELLDQKFRLFDGVFGASDEVLGSIGNGVDFEKRIATIYQQCRTTEEIQTAFDDLQQELKPDISEKVQETRKVLIENFDEEVREKLKTNLFESTENLNRFEERLWDTTKFYLNSSAQFDDENYTFTLKKNPFPNVSIHQGPYMILKPKQGQRKSDIDVPDDTNIYRVGHKLAKEILGACKRLNTATKELTFDYSNTPTKVTALENYLGQSGWLQVSHLEINSFEFEDFLITACITDNGETIDNEIAQRFFSIQATEGQTLYAPDDIKKTLEEVLYSETQSVISDNANRNKDFFDTEMDKLDQWADDMKLSLDKEIKDLDAEIKLRKSEAKKMLNLEAKVKAQRAIKDLEKKRSEKRQHLFEAQDTIDDRKENLLDEIERRLKQEVNTTELFTIKWKMI
- a CDS encoding helix-turn-helix transcriptional regulator, with the translated sequence MNKFGDLIRNTREEKELLLRHIAAELDVDTALVSKIERGEKTAKREHVLALAQLYSIDPDKLIALWLADQVAHLVESEPQAEQAIRIALNNIIGE
- a CDS encoding DUF3987 domain-containing protein — translated: MTTITTYKNFNIPIEDVSLSSIISNIKTGTYHDSINAIRMAKGMGKPERADQLKKELLAFTPSATFKDGRKKDLLTAYSGCVHLDFDKLTPEELQQAFDLTVKIPFTYACFTSPSGDGLKVFVKVNTDQETHEQAYKQVQAFYEKEINIEADPKCKDITRLCFVSNDPNAFLNESASTFEIALQEQAPLSEPLFEQAQNSFNTIFDECVSFTNNILTFNNGNRNNYLYQLACNCNRRGIPHPEAENLITSNFYHENQTEIRKSIESAYQNNAAEFGKFANLAGSQKKEITNDTTEDYLKTTPTIPIEAINLMPNLFQDGARAFDNDPRKRDVFLTSALCIISGCLPDVQGVYHQERVYPHLFSFIIAPAASGKGVLKNAKRLGDKIHERMVESSKQAKDQHENEMVEYKAQLSKRKKDDPIPEKPQEPAFKLLFIPADCSQAMMMQILQDNDGKGIICETEADAMSGANKQDWGNYSHIMRAAFHHEKISAARKTNRELLEIKHPQLAVALSGTPAQVPKLIASAEDGLFSRFIFYAFKNEIVWQDPSPRPGGIVYNDHFEALSNEVLKIVDFLNQYPTEVFLTQNQWNKLNQVFFDKLKNVVIFTGEDAASVVFRLGLILYRFCMIFTSLRKFENGDCSKDVTCTDDDFEASLMLSEVYLQHSLLMFNNLEENKDPILYKMPNNKKQLLDQLPQDFQRKEAVALGKKLGLSERSVDDFLNNSVPMLLEKPKTGHYRKIN